The Coprobacillus cateniformis DNA window ACTGTTTATAATTTGAGCTAAATTTTTCTTTTAGTTCACTATTGAGAAAATCATTTTCATCTAAAATATAGTAGTTTGTATTATATTTTTGATTGATTTTTTCAATTTCTTGAGTATAGAGATTAAGTTCACATTTGTATTCTCTTGAGTATGCACTTACATAATTGAGATTAAATAAAATGGAAATAAATAGAAAAGCTATAGTAATAATTTTTTTCATATCTTATCCTCCTGGTTGACTACATTATTTAATAATTTTATATAATTTACAAATTCTTCTCTCCCTTTTTCAGTTAAACTGTAAGTGGTTTGAGGTTTGTTATTGACAAATTCCTTATTTGTTAATATAAAGCCTTCACTCAATAATTTTTTTGTATGCGTTGCCATATTACCATCACTACAGTTGCATACTTCTTTTAATTCATTATAGGTAAGGCTTGAAATATATAAACTAGATATCATTTGCACTCTAATTATTGATTCAAATACTTTAGAATAATTTATGATTTTATTTTTCATTATTAATATTACTCTTTCTTTTTTATAACAATAATTGATATTAATAAAGAGAGAATTTCAATGATTCTATATGATTGAATATTATTTAATATCATAAAAAGGTTTGTTTGAATCAAACTAGCATCTATTAAATTCAAATAAATTGATAAATAATAAAACGAAAAGCCACAATATATTATATACATTATAATCAATACTGAAATACCTTTATATTTGAAATAAGAATATAAATACAATAAAAATACTATATTAATAATTCCAGATATTGGAAATGATTGATAAAAAGAAATCATTGTTTCAGCATTCAAAAGAGAGGAAAAACTTGAAAGGCAATTATCCAAACAAAAAAATATAGGAAAGATTAGCCATATTTTCAAATACCTTCTTTCTTTTACTGAAATTTCAGATTTTAACACACAAAATAATAATAGAGTAGGAATAGCAATACAAATTATTATCCTATACACATTATATATGGTGTAAAATGAGGAATAATTGTATAGTTCATAATACATATTTATTTTATCAATACAAAAAAAAGATAGAATACTTAAAAAATATAGTATAAACCAATATTTTAGTATTTTTATAATACCAAAAGTAGGCTGATATGAATCTTTAATATATTTTGTATCATTCATAGTTTGTTCAATGATATTTAAATATTTTTTATATTCATCCATAGATTAACATTACTCCTTTTTTAGTAAACTTTTTATTGTAAATATTATAATATAATAATTCTTATTTTTCTATAATAAAATAAGAATCTTGATATCATTATGTATATGAAATATTAAGTTTATATATTTTTTACTATTACTTATAAATTAGAATCCACCATTTGTGCTCTTAAATAAACGCTTGTTATGAGTGTACTGCGAATAATATAAACCATCAATAGTTAGTTTTTTACTTATAAATAAAATAATATAGAAGCTTGGGAATTACCTGTAGAAGTAGATTTACAATTAGTTATATTTGTTACAAAAATAGTGTTCCACCATCCTTCTCTTCATATACTATTTTTGATGATTCTATCAAAACCAGTTATTTTCTTCTTGATAAGTGTTATCACTAATTCACCATTATTATATAAGTAGAATATTTTTTTTGTTTTCACTATTTAAATTATAGTTAAATGTTTTAAATTTCTCTTTTTTAGCAAAAATGTCATTAACGTTTATAAGAAATATTGATACAATAACTGCCTTTGTAATTATTCTTTTAATCATTTTATTCTTCACACATAGTATGTACGTAATTAGAAAGTAAAGAATTTATTCATTTACTCATGATTGCATATTCTCATTTTCAGATAATATAGTTTGTTTTGAATCAAGTGTTCATTCTTTCTCCTTGTGATTACTCCATATTTATATTCACAACGACTTATTCTTTTTGATTAAGATGGTATTTTATACCTGAATGAGTTTGATATAGCAATGTTCCTACACTTGTCTCCGTATTTACAAGGCAGTGTTTATCTTGATTTAGAGGTGTAATTTAAAACAGATTTACATTCAGAAAAGAAGTCCATTAGAGTTAATAGGTGGAACGAATTCACAGAAATGTCATATATGTGGATAAATTAATGAGGGAATCAAAGACCTAAACATAAGAGAGTGAGCCAAAATACGAAATATTGCATAATTGTGATATTAATGTAGTAATAAATATCAAAAAAGTAACTAATATAATAATATCATAAAAAAACAATGGGGTAGGAAACAGTCTATGTAGTATTCTTGCAAGTTACACTTAACATAAAAATGTGATTACATGAAACATAGAGATTGAAGATAACATGTTTTGCTAATGAGTAGTGTTATAAAATAGGTATTGCTATCTATGCATTAGGTTAGATAAGAAAATATAAAAATTTTATGTTCAACAGCGAAGATTATTAATTTTTTAGATACTTGTGATTCCATTATTATGATTCAATGTGTATTAGTAATCTTAGAGAAATTTCATTGTATATCAAGTATAAGTGCAATGTTTGCATTTAAGGTGAGTTT harbors:
- a CDS encoding transcriptional regulator, whose product is MKNKIINYSKVFESIIRVQMISSLYISSLTYNELKEVCNCSDGNMATHTKKLLSEGFILTNKEFVNNKPQTTYSLTEKGREEFVNYIKLLNNVVNQEDKI